One Verrucomicrobiia bacterium genomic window, TGCATTGCGCCGGTTATGGCGGCGGGTTACGAAAGCAGGTTCCCGATGAGGCGCGGAGCTTCTAGGGCGCGAATTTACCCAGGTACATGTCGAACCCGCCGGCGGAGAGTTGACTGCCGCCACCCAGGTTGATCGAAGTCATGAAACTGCCCGTCGTGAACACGTTGCCGGTGGAGTCCGAGGCCACGGCGTAACCCATTTCGGTGGTGGTCCCCCCGAAGTTC contains:
- a CDS encoding nucleotide-binding protein, with translation TIKGTGLTVDGSGNPVITGYFAGSLDLGGGLLSVGSYNVFLAKYSPTSAWSWSKNFGGTTTEMGYAVASDSTGNVFTTGSFMTSINLGGGSQLSAGGFDMYLGKFAP